The window TCCAGGCCACGAGCGGCATCGACTGGATCCGCTGGATCATCAGCATCATCGTCGCGGCGGTGCTCATCGGCATCTACATCGCGATGACGGGGCGGCGCAGGACGGTCTGACCGCACTCAGACGACGAAGGGCCCGGTCCACACGGACCGGGCCCTTCGTCGTGTGCTGATGGTGGTGCCGGGCGCGTCGTGACCGGTCCGCCGGCCGGGGCCGCGCGCTGCCTCAGGCGGCCAGACCGAGCCGGCCCATCCGCCGGGTGTGCTCGTCGGTGAGCCGGGCGAACATCCGGCCCAGCTCCGCGAGGTCGGCGCTGGGCCGCCCCGTGCCGACGCCCCCGACGAGCAGGGACGCGAGCGCGTCGCGCTCCACCGCCACCTGCTGCGCCTGCGACAGCGCCTCACCGACGAGGCGGCGCCCCCACAGGGCGAGCCGGCCGGCGACCTTCGGGTCGTCCTTGATGGCCTCGCGGACCACCTTGACGACGAAGTCCGCCTGCCCGACGTCGGCCATGGCGGAGTGGACCAGCTCCTGGGTGGAGGGGTCCACGTAGGCCGCGATCTCCCGGTAGAAGTCGGTGGCGATGCCGTCGCCGACATAGGCCTTGACCAGGCCCTCGAGCCAGGTGCTCGGGCGCGTCCGCTCGTGGAAGGCGTCGATGGGCGCGATGAACGGCGCCATGGCCTGCTCGGGGTCGGTGCCCATGTCGGCCATCCGGGAGACGAGCATCTCGTAGTGCCGGAACTCGGCGACGGCGAGCGAGGCGACCGAGGCCTTGAGCGGCTGGGTCGGCGACATCTCCGCGTCGCCGGCCAGGCGGACGAACGCCGTCAGCTCGCCGTAGGCCAGCACGCCGAGCAGGTCGGCCACGGCGTCGCGGTAGAGCGGGTCGGCGAGCCAGTCCTGCTGCGTCATGGCGGTCACCCTACAAGCGCGTGGGCCCGGCGATTGGGGTGCAGACACCGCCCCCCGGTAGAGTGGGCGTGTCACACGGTGCCCGGTCGGCACGAATCTGCCGCGGACCGACGTCCGCGCCCCCACTGAAGACCTCCGATCGGCCCACAGCGCGCGCCGCGACCCGCAGGCGCCCCGATCGAGAGAACTCCATGACCGACACCTCCACGAGCACTCCTGTGCCCGCCGATATCACGTTCGCCGACTTCGACGTGCACCCCGACATCGTCGCCTCGCTGGCGGACGCCGGGATCACGAGCCCGTTCCCCATCCAGGCCATGACCCTGCCGGTGGCCCTGTCGGGCCACGACATCATCGGCCAGGCCAAGACCGGCACCGGCAAGACGCTGGGCTTCGGCGTCCCCATGCTGAACCGCACCATCGCCCGCGGCGACGCCGGCTGGGACGGCTACGCGTATGCCGGCAAGCCCCAGGCCCTGGCCGTGGCACCGACGCGCGAGCTCGCCGTCCAGGTGGCCGGCGACCTCGAGAAGGCCGGCAAGCGCCGCGGCATCCGGGTCCTGACCGTCTACGGCGGCCGCGCCTACGAGCCGCAGATCGATGCCCTGAACAAGGGCGTCGAGGTCGTCGTCGGCACCCCCGGACGGTTGATCGACCTGGCCAAGCAGGGCCACCTCGACCTCTCGCACGTGAAGTCCGTCGTCCTCGACGAGGCCGACGAGATGCTCGACCTCGGCTTCCTGCCCGACGTCGAGAAGCTGCTCGCCATGACCCCCGGCTCGCGGCAGACGATGCTGTTCTCGGCCACCATGCCCGGCGCCGTCGTCGCCCTTGCGCGCCGCTACATGAGCCAGCCGACCCACATCCGAGCCATGGGCGACGACCAGGAGAACGCACACACGGTCAAGGCCGTGGAGCAGTTCGTCTACCGCGCCCACGCGATGGACAAGGTCGAGATGGTGTCGCGCATGCTCCAGGCCGAGGGCCGGGGCCTGACGATCATCTTCAGCCGCACCAAGCGCACCGCCGCCAAGGTCGCCGACGAGCTGGTCGACCGCGGGTTCGCGGCCGCCGCCATCCACGGCGACCTCGGGCAGGGCGCCCGCGAGCAGGCCCTGCGCGCGTTCCGCAACGGCAAGGTCGACATCCTCGTCGCCACCGACGTGGCCGCCCGGGGCATCGACGTCGACAACGTCACCCACGTCATCAACTACCAGTGCCCCGAGGACGAGAAGACCTACCTGCACCGCATCGGCCGCACGGCCCGCGCCGGCAACACCGGTATCGCGGTCACCCTCGTCGACTGGGACGACATCCCCCGCTGGGGCCTGATCAACAAGACGCTCGACCTCGGGATCCCGGACCCGGAGGAGACCTACTCCTCCTCCGACCACCTGTACACCGACCTCGACATCCCCCGCGAGGCCAAGGGCCGCCTGCCCAAGGCGCAGCAGACCCGCGCCGGCCTGGCCGCCGAGGAGCTTGAGGACCTCGGCGAGACCGGCAAGTCCGGCGGACGCCGGCCCCAGGGCGGCGGCGCCAGCGGTCGCGGCGGCCGTGGCCAGGGCGGTGGCCGCGACGGTGGCCGTTCCCAGGCTGGTGGCCGGGACGGCGCCCGCGGCGGTGCCGAGCAGCGCGGCGAGGACGGCGACGCCCCGGCGCGCCCGCGTCGCAGCCGCAACCGGCGGCGTACGCGTGGCGGCAAGCCCGCCGGCGAGGCCACCCAGGGCTGACCACCGCCTGCACCCAGCTCGACGACGAAGGGCCCAGCCTCCGAGGAGGCTGGGCCCTTCGCGTGGTCCGCTGTCCGCGGCGCCTCGGTCAGGCGCCGATGGTGGCGGTGTCGATGACGAACCGGTAGCGCACGTCGGACTTCACGACGCGGTCGTAGGCCTCGTCGACCTGGTCCGCGTTGATCGTCTCGATCTCGGCGGTGATGCCGTGCTCGGCGCAGAAGTCCAGCATCTCCTGGGTGAGGGCGATGCCGCCGATGTTGGAACCGGCGACGGTCTTGTCACCGTTGATCAGCGCACCGAAGGGCAACTGCTGCGGGCTCGGCGGCAGGCCCACGGTGACGAACGTGCCGAACGGCTTAAGCAGCGAGAGGTACTGCGGCAGGTCGAGGTCGGCGCTGATCGTCGAGATGATCACGTCGAACGCGCCGGCGAGGTCCTCGAACGTCTTGGCGTCGCTCGTCGCGCGGTAGTCACGGGCGCCGAAGCGGCGGCCGTCCTCCTCCTTCGACAGGCCTTGGCTGAGCACGGTGACGTCCGCGCCCATGGCCGAGGCGATCTTGACGCCCATGTGCCCGAGGCCGCCCATGCCCACGATCGCCACCTTCGCGTCGGGGCCCGCGTGGTCGAGCCAGCGCTTGAGCGGGGTGTAGAGGGTGATGCCGGCGCACAGCAGCGGTGCGGCCTTGTCGAGGTCCAGCCCGTCGGGGATCCGGACGACGAAGCGCTCGGTCACCACGACCTGCTGGCTGTAGCCGCCCTGGGTGATGGTGCCGTCGACGTCGGTGTCGCCGTAGGTGAAGACGGTCTTCTTCTCGCAGAAGTTCTCGTGGCCGGCCTTGCACTGGGCGCACTCGCCGCACGAGTCGACCATGCAGCCGACGCCGACGCGGTCGCCCACCTTGAAGCTCGTCACCTCGGGGCCGACCTCGCTCACGACACCGGCGATCTCGTGGCCGGGCGTCAGCGGGTAGCTGGTGTCGCCCCACTCGCCGCGGACGGTGTGGATGTCGCTGTGGCAGATGCCGGCGAACTTGATGTCGATGCGCACGTCGTCCGCGCGCAGGTCACGCCGCTCCACCGTCGTCGTCTCGAACCGGCCGTCAGCGGACGGCATGGCCAGGGCAGGGGTGGTGGTCGTCATGTCACTCCTTGGATCGGGGAGGTGCCCGGTCGGGGGGAATGGGCACCATCTGGTGACAAGTACGCGACCGCCTCGGCTATTCCGCAACCGCTGCCGCCGTGGCCGGCGCCACAGCCGGGTCCGGGCGGCGTGGGAGCCGCTCAGAGCTGCTTCGCGAGCGCCTTCGCCACGTCGCGGTACGCCTTCGCACCCTTGGAGGTGCGCGACGTCGCCAGGATCGAGCGCCCCACGGCGGGTGCCTCGGCGAACCGCACGGTCTTCGGGATCGGCGGGTCCAGCACCGGCAGGCCGTACCGCTCCCCCACGTCGGCCAGGACCTCCTGGGCGTGGTTGCTGCGGCCGTCGAAGAGGGTCGGCAGGATTCCCATCACGCGCAGGTCCTTGTTGAGGATCTTCTGCACGTCCGCGACGGTGTCGAGCAGCTGGCCGACCCCGCGGTGGCTGAGCATCTCGCACGGCATCGGGATCACGAGGCCCTGCGAGGCGGTGAGCGCGTTCAGGGTGAGCACGCCGAGGCTCGGCGAGCAGTCGAGCAGGATGACGTCGTACTCCGACCGGACGTCCTCGAGCACGCCGCGCAGGATGTACTCGCGCCCGGGCCGGGGCAGCAGCTGCGCCTCCGCGCCGGCGAGGTCGATCACGCTCGGCACCAGGTCGACGCCGTCCTCGCACGCGATCCGGACGTCGGCGACGTCGGCCTTGCCGAGCAGGACCTCGTTGACCGAGCCCTCGACCTCGTCGGGGTCGACCCCCAGGCTGAAGGTCAGGCAGGCCTGCGCGTCGAGGTCGACGAGCAGCACCCGCTTGCCCTGTTCGGCGAACGCCGCCCCCAGCGACGCCACCGAGGTCGTCTTGGCGACCCCGCCCTTCTGGTTGGCCACGGAGACGACCGTGGCCGGCCTGGTGCGCTTGCTCGCCACGTGCTGACCTTTCGTGCGGGTCGGTCGGTATGCCGGCTCGTGGCCCAGTCTGTCAGGTCGCCGGGACCGGGTCCTCCAGGGCCGCCCAGTCGGACTTCTCCGGGCCGAACGCCTGGCCGGCCGGGCAGTGCCGGCGGAAGTCGCACCACTGGCACAGGGGGCCGACCCGCGCGGGGAACCGGCCGGAGTCGACGCCGAACTGGGCGTAGTCGTCCTCGGCACGACGCGCGTCGGCCGCGATCGACTCGGCCTCGGCGAGCTTGCGCTGCAGGGACTCGGGCGTGTGCTCGTGGGAGGCGACGGTGCCCGACGGCAGGTGGTGCAGCTCGACCCGGACGCAGCGGCGGCGGAACATCTTCCACGCGGCGGCGGCATACAGGGCCAGCGGCAGCGAGGTGCGGGCGTCGTCGTCGGTCGGGGCCGTCCGGCTCGTCTTGTAGTCGACGACGGCCAGGCCCTCGCCGCGGTCGTCGAGCCGGTCGATCCGCCCGGACAGCGCGAGCGTGCCGGTCTTGAGCGACACGGTGCGCTCGATGCCGAGCGGCTGGGTGCGCGGGTCGACGTCGGCCAGGTAGGTGCTCACGTGGTCCTGCGAGCGCTCGCGCCAGGTGCGGGAGTGGTCGGGGTCGCGGAAGCCGGACTCGATCCAGGAGGTGCGCACGAGCTCGGCCCCGGCAGCCGGCGTCCGGCGCTCGCCGGGCAGGTCCCACCAGTCCCGCAGGGCGTTGTGGACGGCCACGCCGAGGGAGGTGTGCGCGCGCTGCGGCCGGGCGGGGGGCGTGGGCCGGTCGAGGTACTGCATGCGGTAGCGCCGCGGGCAGTCCACCCACGCGAGCAGTTTGCTCGGGCTCGCGCGGAACAGGCGCCGCGGCATACCCGCCAGCTCGCCCTG is drawn from Phycicoccus sp. M110.8 and contains these coding sequences:
- a CDS encoding ParA family protein: MASKRTRPATVVSVANQKGGVAKTTSVASLGAAFAEQGKRVLLVDLDAQACLTFSLGVDPDEVEGSVNEVLLGKADVADVRIACEDGVDLVPSVIDLAGAEAQLLPRPGREYILRGVLEDVRSEYDVILLDCSPSLGVLTLNALTASQGLVIPMPCEMLSHRGVGQLLDTVADVQKILNKDLRVMGILPTLFDGRSNHAQEVLADVGERYGLPVLDPPIPKTVRFAEAPAVGRSILATSRTSKGAKAYRDVAKALAKQL
- a CDS encoding ferritin-like fold-containing protein; the encoded protein is MTQQDWLADPLYRDAVADLLGVLAYGELTAFVRLAGDAEMSPTQPLKASVASLAVAEFRHYEMLVSRMADMGTDPEQAMAPFIAPIDAFHERTRPSTWLEGLVKAYVGDGIATDFYREIAAYVDPSTQELVHSAMADVGQADFVVKVVREAIKDDPKVAGRLALWGRRLVGEALSQAQQVAVERDALASLLVGGVGTGRPSADLAELGRMFARLTDEHTRRMGRLGLAA
- a CDS encoding PD-(D/E)XK nuclease family protein, which codes for MGAGTGGFEQGELAGMPRRLFRASPSKLLAWVDCPRRYRMQYLDRPTPPARPQRAHTSLGVAVHNALRDWWDLPGERRTPAAGAELVRTSWIESGFRDPDHSRTWRERSQDHVSTYLADVDPRTQPLGIERTVSLKTGTLALSGRIDRLDDRGEGLAVVDYKTSRTAPTDDDARTSLPLALYAAAAWKMFRRRCVRVELHHLPSGTVASHEHTPESLQRKLAEAESIAADARRAEDDYAQFGVDSGRFPARVGPLCQWCDFRRHCPAGQAFGPEKSDWAALEDPVPAT
- a CDS encoding NAD(P)-dependent alcohol dehydrogenase; the encoded protein is MTTTTPALAMPSADGRFETTTVERRDLRADDVRIDIKFAGICHSDIHTVRGEWGDTSYPLTPGHEIAGVVSEVGPEVTSFKVGDRVGVGCMVDSCGECAQCKAGHENFCEKKTVFTYGDTDVDGTITQGGYSQQVVVTERFVVRIPDGLDLDKAAPLLCAGITLYTPLKRWLDHAGPDAKVAIVGMGGLGHMGVKIASAMGADVTVLSQGLSKEEDGRRFGARDYRATSDAKTFEDLAGAFDVIISTISADLDLPQYLSLLKPFGTFVTVGLPPSPQQLPFGALINGDKTVAGSNIGGIALTQEMLDFCAEHGITAEIETINADQVDEAYDRVVKSDVRYRFVIDTATIGA
- a CDS encoding DEAD/DEAH box helicase; the protein is MTDTSTSTPVPADITFADFDVHPDIVASLADAGITSPFPIQAMTLPVALSGHDIIGQAKTGTGKTLGFGVPMLNRTIARGDAGWDGYAYAGKPQALAVAPTRELAVQVAGDLEKAGKRRGIRVLTVYGGRAYEPQIDALNKGVEVVVGTPGRLIDLAKQGHLDLSHVKSVVLDEADEMLDLGFLPDVEKLLAMTPGSRQTMLFSATMPGAVVALARRYMSQPTHIRAMGDDQENAHTVKAVEQFVYRAHAMDKVEMVSRMLQAEGRGLTIIFSRTKRTAAKVADELVDRGFAAAAIHGDLGQGAREQALRAFRNGKVDILVATDVAARGIDVDNVTHVINYQCPEDEKTYLHRIGRTARAGNTGIAVTLVDWDDIPRWGLINKTLDLGIPDPEETYSSSDHLYTDLDIPREAKGRLPKAQQTRAGLAAEELEDLGETGKSGGRRPQGGGASGRGGRGQGGGRDGGRSQAGGRDGARGGAEQRGEDGDAPARPRRSRNRRRTRGGKPAGEATQG